One genomic segment of Dehalogenimonas alkenigignens includes these proteins:
- the nadC gene encoding carboxylating nicotinate-nucleotide diphosphorylase has translation MATQVQIEQIIDTALSEDLGRGDKTTELVIPPSLGGTAGIIAREAAMVCGAEIIRIAFLKVDNTLQIKVNVPDGGRVKPGDVVLVVTGRVSSILKTERVALNILSHLSGVATATAQYIEKVKGLDVKISDTRKTLPGLRLLEKYAVYAAGGQNHRPDLASGILIKDNHLTALSARGISIADAIAKAKQGGRGMKVEIEVQNLDQLKQAISGGADIIMLDNMSIDDMKKAVKMVPASIKLEASGGITLDNIRAVAETGVDVISIGAITHSAKAIDFNLSFVTGRPAQ, from the coding sequence ATGGCAACCCAGGTTCAAATAGAACAGATCATCGACACTGCGCTGTCCGAGGATCTCGGGCGCGGCGACAAAACTACCGAACTGGTCATTCCGCCGAGCCTCGGCGGCACCGCCGGCATCATCGCCCGGGAGGCGGCGATGGTCTGCGGCGCCGAGATCATCCGCATCGCTTTCCTTAAAGTGGACAATACTCTTCAGATCAAGGTCAACGTGCCCGACGGCGGCAGAGTCAAGCCGGGGGATGTCGTCCTGGTGGTCACCGGCCGGGTCAGTTCCATTTTAAAAACGGAGCGGGTGGCCTTGAACATCCTGTCCCACCTCTCCGGCGTGGCTACGGCCACGGCACAGTACATCGAAAAGGTCAAGGGGCTGGATGTCAAGATTTCCGACACCCGCAAGACGCTGCCCGGGCTGCGCCTGCTTGAAAAGTATGCCGTTTACGCCGCCGGCGGGCAGAACCACCGGCCTGATCTGGCCAGTGGCATCCTGATCAAAGACAATCACCTGACGGCCCTGTCGGCCCGCGGCATCTCCATAGCCGATGCCATTGCCAAGGCCAAGCAAGGGGGGAGGGGGATGAAAGTTGAGATCGAGGTTCAGAACCTTGATCAGTTGAAGCAGGCTATCTCCGGCGGTGCGGATATTATCATGCTTGACAATATGTCCATCGACGATATGAAAAAGGCGGTCAAGATGGTGCCGGCATCGATCAAACTGGAAGCCTCAGGCGGGATTACTCTGGATAACATCCGGGCAGTAGCTGAGACCGGTGTGGATGTCATTTCGATCGGCGCCATCACTCACTCGGCCAAAGCGATCGATTTCAACCTGTCTTTCGTAACCGGGCGCCCGGCGCAGTAG